A genomic segment from Pleurodeles waltl isolate 20211129_DDA chromosome 9, aPleWal1.hap1.20221129, whole genome shotgun sequence encodes:
- the LOC138260038 gene encoding psychosine receptor-like, translating into MMTSNVTRCDVAHDLDQYLFPAVYITVIVGSIPANCASLVVSCLQIKKKNELGVYLFNLSVADLLYTLVLPLWVDYGLNHDRWWLGDDLCKMSVFLMHVNFYASTGFLTCISLDRYIGVVHPLKFHHLRTRKAATYICAVVWSVEILSNGMILHHQQTSNSTHNDTLCYDTFPMEDWKASFNIFRICVAYLLPLVIMAYCYKRIEIAVKHNQATADEAKKKIRKLLVAILSTFFLCFTPYHVLLLMRSIWEPGSCKFARIIFKPYKITLAIASLNCLADPILYCFVSETSRTEISTALKCCVEKDKNSVKQEFQMISVSNKNTNEAVSISRHGT; encoded by the coding sequence ATGATGACCAGCAATGTCACACGCTGTGATGTTGCGCATGACCTTGATCAGTATCTATTTCCAGCTGTCTATATCACTGTGATTGTGGGCAGCATTCCTGCCAACTGTGCCTCTCTCGTTGTCTCATGCCTGCAGATAAAAAAGAAAAACGAGTTAGGGGTATATCTTTTCAACTTATCAGTAGCTGATCTTCTGTACACTTTGGTACTGCCATTATGGGTGGATTATGGTTTGAATCACGACAGGTGGTGGTTAGGAGACGATCTTTGCAAGATGAGTGTCTTCCTCATGCATGTCAATTTTTATGCCAGTACTGGTTTCCTTACCTGCATCTCACTGGATAGGTATATTGGTGTTGTCCATCCTTTGAAGTTTCATCATCTGCGTACGAGAAAAGCTGCTACGTACATTTGTGCCGTTGTATGGTCTGTTGAAATCTTATCAAACGGTATGATTCTCCACCACCAACAAACCTCGAATAGCACCCACAATGATACACTTTGTTATGATACTTTTCCAATGGAGGATTGGAAAGCATCATTCAACATCTTCCGGATATGTGTTGCTTATTTACTACCTTTGGTGATCATGGCATATTGCTATAAACGAATAGAGATTGCTGTGAAGCATAATCAAGCCACTGCTGATGAAGCAAAGAAGAAGATAAGGAAATTGTTGGTAGCAATTTTGTCCACCTTCTTTCTATGCTTCACACCCTACCATGTTCTCCTACTGATGCGCAGCATTTGGGAGCCAGGCAGCTGCAAGTTTGCCCGCATCATATTTAAACCTTACAAAATAACACTGGCCATAGCAAGCCTCAACTGCCTTGCTGACCCCATTTTATACTGTTTTGTGAGCGAGACAAGTAGAACAGAGATCAGCACTGCATTGAAATGCTGTGTCGAGAAAGACAAGAATTCAGTGAAGCAAGAGTTTCAGATGATTTCAGTTTCAAACAAGAATACAAATGAGGCAGTATCAATATCAAGGCATGGCACTTGA